Below is a window of Arcobacter sp. LA11 DNA.
TGTTCTCTAATAGCAGCTGCTTCTTTTTTAGCTTCAGCAAGTACATGACTAGCTTCTTCTAACATACCATCTACATCAGCACTATTTGATTGAGCATTTTCTAAATCTTTTTTGATAGATTCAGATCTGTCATCCATGTGCTTTAATAGTGGTACGAATAAACGACTATTAAGGATTGCAACAACAAAAAGGAAGATAACCCCTGAGCTAAGCAATAATACAGGACTTATGTCTAACATTCATTCCTCCATATTTTTTACAGTTTAGTTTGACTAAAACTGTATACATTTTATCTAAAAGATATATAAAAATATATTAAAGGAAGAGTTTCTGGAAAAGAATTTTATAAAGTGTTACCAAAGTAATTAGAAATCTTCTCAATATCCTCTTGAGAGTTAATTTCTATCTTGAAATAGTTTTTTTCTGCTTTAACTTTTAAATTACTATTTTTTAATGTTTTTAAAGCATTATCTAAGGGTTTAAAATTGTAATCAACTTTTTTTGATTTAGAAGTTTTTTCTGTTTTTTTAGAAATAGGAGTTTTTAACTCTCTTACAAGAGCTTCTGTCTCTCTTACTGACAGTTTTTGTCCAACAATAGAATCAGCAACCTTCTTCTGATCCTCTTCAGATAGGCCAAGCATAACTTTTCCATGACCTGCAGAAATTTTATCATTTGCAAGCATTTGTTGTACATAAGAACTTAATTGTAATAATCTTAAAGTATTTGTAATAGAAGTTCTACTTTTAAAAACTTTTTTTGATAACTCATCATGAGTTATACTATGTTCATTAATTAATTGTGCATAAGAGTAAGCTAATTCTACAATATTTAAATCATCTCTTTGAATATTTTCAATTAATGCTAATTCTCTTAATTTAAAATCTTCAATTTCTACAATATTAGCTTTTATTGTCTCTAAATTTGCAAGTTTATGAGCTCTTAATCTTCTCTCACCAGCAATTAAAACATACTCATTATTTTCGTTTTCAATTACTGTAATTGGTTGAAGCAAACCATGTTCTACAATTGAATCAGATAACTCTTTTAATTTATCTTCATCAAATATTTTTCTTGGTTGATTTGGATTTGGTTGAATTTGATTAACATCTAGATCTATAGTACCACTACTTCCAGTCGCATTTGAATTGCTGTAAGCTGTTTCCACTTCACCTAAAAGTTCTCCAAGTCCTCTACCTAATGCCATATTAAAATCCTATAAATTTGAGTTTTTTATCCAGCAATTGCACGTGCTAGATTAGTATAAGCTTTTGTTCCAATAGCTGACGCATCATATAACATAATTGGTTTTCCAAAACTTGGACTTTCAGCTAATTTAATATTTCTTGGAATTACAACATATGAGCTATCATCAACTTTAAATAATTTGTTTTCAAAATGTTGTGCTAAATCCGCAAATACTTGTTTTGATAAATTATTTTGTGAACTATACATAGTAGGTAAAAAACCTCTAATTTGTAATTGTCTATTAATTGTTTGTTTTACTAATTTAATTGTATTTAATAGCTGCGCTAGACCTTCAAGAGCGAAA
It encodes the following:
- a CDS encoding ParB/RepB/Spo0J family partition protein — translated: MALGRGLGELLGEVETAYSNSNATGSSGTIDLDVNQIQPNPNQPRKIFDEDKLKELSDSIVEHGLLQPITVIENENNEYVLIAGERRLRAHKLANLETIKANIVEIEDFKLRELALIENIQRDDLNIVELAYSYAQLINEHSITHDELSKKVFKSRTSITNTLRLLQLSSYVQQMLANDKISAGHGKVMLGLSEEDQKKVADSIVGQKLSVRETEALVRELKTPISKKTEKTSKSKKVDYNFKPLDNALKTLKNSNLKVKAEKNYFKIEINSQEDIEKISNYFGNTL